In Paractinoplanes brasiliensis, the following proteins share a genomic window:
- a CDS encoding bifunctional DNA primase/polymerase: protein MQWSVRRPFVPPVALDRLRLRRAALRLAAHGWAVTPGARLSGHRFDCGRPGCPITACHPALESWEDTASTDPAQVRAWWRHEPYSLLLVTGRRFDAIEVPAALGLRVLGAVRLNRRGDARGPVTVTAAGRWSFLVEPGAPLRSELDHRLDVVRHGLGSWIPAAPSRMLEGPARWAVTPEQAQWRLPGAETVQQLMTDALGTVRERQLTVPRQLSTARRGG from the coding sequence ATGCAGTGGAGCGTTCGCCGGCCGTTCGTACCGCCGGTGGCCCTCGATCGGCTCCGGTTGCGCCGGGCCGCGCTCCGCCTCGCCGCGCACGGATGGGCCGTCACACCGGGCGCACGCCTGAGCGGCCACCGCTTCGACTGCGGACGGCCGGGCTGCCCGATCACGGCATGCCACCCGGCACTCGAGTCCTGGGAGGACACCGCGAGCACCGACCCGGCCCAGGTGCGGGCGTGGTGGCGGCACGAGCCGTACAGCCTGCTGCTGGTCACCGGGCGCCGCTTCGACGCGATCGAGGTGCCGGCCGCGCTCGGCCTGCGGGTGCTCGGCGCCGTACGGCTCAACCGGCGCGGCGACGCCCGCGGGCCGGTCACCGTCACCGCCGCCGGCCGCTGGAGTTTCCTGGTCGAACCCGGGGCGCCGCTGCGTTCCGAACTGGACCATCGGCTCGACGTGGTGCGGCACGGGCTCGGCTCGTGGATCCCGGCCGCGCCGAGCCGGATGCTCGAAGGGCCGGCCCGCTGGGCGGTGACCCCCGAGCAGGCCCAGTGGCGCCTGCCCGGCGCCGAGACGGTGCAGCAGCTGATGACCGACGCGCTCGGCACCGTGCGGGAACGTCAGCTCACCGTCCCCCGCCAGCTGTCGACCGCCCGCCGGGGTGGATGA
- a CDS encoding helix-turn-helix domain-containing protein, with protein sequence MTAKDFLAEVGPRLRSLRKDAGITLTALADTTGISVSTLSRLESGQRKATLELLMPLAQAYRVPLDELVGAPQTGDPRVYARPIQRFGQTILPLTRNPGGPQAFKHLIPAGERQTPHPKTHEGYEWLYVLSGRLRLVLGEHDLVLPPGEAAEFDTRVPHWFGSAEGRPVEFLSIFDAQGARIHVRARPKSASSV encoded by the coding sequence ATGACAGCAAAAGACTTCCTGGCGGAGGTCGGTCCGCGCCTGCGCTCGCTGCGGAAGGACGCCGGGATCACGCTGACCGCGCTGGCCGACACGACCGGCATCTCGGTGAGCACCCTCTCGCGGCTCGAGTCGGGGCAGCGCAAGGCGACCCTCGAGCTGCTGATGCCGCTGGCCCAGGCCTATCGGGTGCCGCTCGACGAACTGGTCGGCGCGCCGCAGACCGGTGACCCGCGGGTGTACGCGCGCCCGATCCAGCGGTTCGGTCAGACGATCCTGCCGCTGACCCGCAACCCGGGCGGCCCGCAGGCCTTCAAGCACCTCATCCCGGCCGGGGAGCGGCAGACGCCCCACCCCAAGACGCACGAGGGGTACGAGTGGCTGTACGTGCTCAGCGGCCGGCTGCGCCTGGTGCTCGGCGAGCACGACCTGGTGCTGCCGCCGGGCGAGGCCGCCGAGTTCGACACCCGGGTGCCGCACTGGTTCGGCAGCGCGGAGGGACGGCCGGTCGAGTTCCTGTCCATCTTCGACGCGCAGGGCGCCCGGATCCACGTACGGGCACGTCCGAAGAGCGCGTCATCCGTTTGA
- a CDS encoding helix-turn-helix domain-containing protein — MDELPIGRRVAYWRGRRKMSQQVFADRLGKSKSWVDKVERGVRRLDKFSVVYEIADVLQVDVQLLLGKDVERRPETQNCIDQVEVEEIRAALERYDQMSAFFQAVPHSPPLAEMRKAVSHAWLTYQHAKYGVLARTLPKLLRDAQAADSAYATGSEAKEAAHLLGQVYQIASSALRKVGEHELSWLAADRSIAVSQRAGDQLLAGLASYRVGSALLALGRVRPALEVNVNIANRLAPTHEPAHKGERLSVYGMLLLNGAMAAARIGDSATVRDLLCGAEQASLELGGDYNHYWTSFGPTNVQLHRCATAVELGDGRTAVETHEKIDVVGFNAMLPERRAHHFLDIARGYTQIGNVEKASEMLLEGDRLAPSEIRCRPLAHEVLSDVLRRTRGTPPAPIAELAEQMGVGV, encoded by the coding sequence GTGGACGAGCTGCCGATCGGCCGCCGCGTCGCCTATTGGCGCGGTCGACGCAAGATGTCCCAGCAGGTCTTCGCGGACCGGCTGGGAAAGTCCAAGAGCTGGGTCGACAAGGTGGAGCGGGGGGTCCGCCGGCTCGACAAGTTCTCCGTCGTCTACGAGATCGCCGACGTTCTTCAGGTCGACGTCCAGCTGTTGCTGGGCAAGGACGTGGAGCGCCGGCCGGAAACGCAGAACTGCATCGATCAGGTCGAGGTTGAGGAGATTCGCGCCGCTCTGGAGCGTTATGACCAGATGAGTGCGTTCTTCCAAGCGGTGCCACATTCGCCGCCGCTCGCCGAGATGCGTAAAGCGGTCAGCCACGCCTGGCTGACCTATCAGCACGCCAAGTACGGCGTGCTGGCCCGCACCCTGCCCAAGCTGCTGCGTGACGCCCAGGCGGCGGACAGCGCGTACGCGACCGGTTCGGAGGCCAAGGAGGCGGCCCACCTGCTGGGCCAGGTCTACCAGATCGCGTCGTCCGCGCTGCGCAAGGTCGGCGAGCACGAGCTGAGCTGGCTGGCCGCCGACCGCTCGATCGCCGTGTCGCAACGGGCCGGCGACCAGCTCCTGGCCGGGCTGGCGAGCTATCGGGTGGGCAGCGCGCTGCTGGCGCTGGGCCGGGTCCGGCCCGCGCTCGAGGTCAACGTCAACATCGCGAACCGGCTCGCGCCCACGCACGAGCCGGCGCACAAGGGCGAGCGCCTGTCGGTGTACGGCATGTTGCTGCTCAACGGGGCGATGGCGGCGGCACGCATCGGCGACAGCGCCACCGTGCGCGACCTGCTCTGCGGCGCCGAACAGGCCTCGCTCGAGCTGGGCGGCGACTACAACCACTACTGGACCAGCTTCGGCCCGACCAACGTGCAGCTGCACCGCTGCGCCACCGCGGTCGAGCTGGGCGACGGCCGCACCGCGGTCGAGACGCACGAGAAGATCGACGTGGTCGGCTTCAACGCGATGCTGCCGGAACGCCGGGCGCACCACTTCCTGGACATCGCGCGCGGCTACACGCAGATCGGCAACGTCGAGAAGGCGAGCGAGATGCTGCTCGAGGGCGACCGGCTCGCCCCGTCCGAGATCCGCTGCCGGCCGCTCGCGCACGAGGTTCTTTCCGACGTGCTCCGCCGGACGCGGGGCACTCCGCCGGCTCCCATAGCGGAGCTGGCCGAGCAGATGGGAGTCGGCGTATGA
- a CDS encoding zinc ribbon domain-containing protein produces MKASPEAQRRLLDLQAVDTALAQLAHRRKSLPELAEIDAVVREISALEDERARAQVAVDDLERDISRFEKDIEQVRIRKERDQSRLEAGGALREIEGLQHELATLNRRQSELEDAELELMEQKETADATLAEVQQRIDAAVGRRNEAERRRDEAYAEITKEQEFKNSSRGPLAADLPADLVALYDKIRLDSGLGAALFQSGRCGGCRIELYGADLARVKAAGPDEVVRCEECRRIMVRTKESGL; encoded by the coding sequence GTGAAGGCCTCGCCGGAAGCCCAGCGCCGACTGCTCGACCTGCAAGCCGTCGACACTGCCCTGGCCCAGCTCGCGCACCGGCGTAAGTCGCTGCCCGAGCTGGCCGAGATCGACGCCGTCGTACGGGAGATCTCCGCGCTCGAGGACGAGCGGGCCCGGGCCCAGGTCGCCGTGGACGACCTCGAGCGCGACATCAGCCGTTTCGAGAAGGACATCGAGCAGGTCCGGATCCGCAAGGAGCGCGACCAGTCCCGGCTCGAGGCCGGTGGCGCGCTGCGCGAGATCGAGGGCCTGCAGCACGAGCTGGCCACGCTCAACCGCCGCCAGTCCGAGCTGGAGGACGCCGAGCTCGAGCTGATGGAGCAGAAGGAGACCGCCGACGCCACCCTGGCCGAGGTGCAGCAGCGCATCGACGCCGCTGTCGGGCGTCGCAACGAGGCCGAGCGCCGGCGCGACGAGGCGTACGCCGAGATCACCAAGGAGCAGGAGTTCAAGAACTCCTCCCGGGGTCCGCTGGCCGCCGACCTGCCGGCCGACCTGGTCGCGCTCTACGACAAGATCCGGCTCGACTCGGGCCTGGGGGCGGCGCTGTTCCAGTCCGGCCGCTGTGGGGGCTGCCGCATCGAGCTGTACGGCGCCGACCTGGCCCGGGTCAAGGCGGCCGGCCCCGACGAGGTGGTCCGCTGCGAGGAGTGCCGGCGCATCATGGTCCGTACGAAGGAATCGGGTCTGTGA
- a CDS encoding NAD(P)/FAD-dependent oxidoreductase: MTYDVIVIGGGPAGLSGAVALGRALRSVLVIDSGAGRNAPAEGIHNFLTRDGMTPAEFRAAGRAEVERYGGTVVDGEVATAAPGFEVTLTDGAVHRARRLLVTTGLTDVLPDVPGLAEGWGSTVLHCPYCHGYEVRGRAIGVLGTPGEEMTEHRLRLWGQWSPDVRLLPLDEVAAVEPGGVRMKDGALIEREYLVVGTQLRARAGFLESLGLKAAEHPMGIGTYVPAIDPSGRTEVPGVWVAGNVTDPMAQVITSAAAGLTAGAMINADLLPPAPDKQ, encoded by the coding sequence ATGACATACGACGTGATCGTTATCGGGGGCGGACCGGCCGGGCTGAGCGGCGCGGTGGCCCTGGGACGGGCGCTGCGCTCGGTGCTGGTGATCGACTCCGGCGCGGGCCGGAACGCGCCCGCCGAGGGCATCCACAACTTCCTGACCCGCGACGGGATGACCCCGGCGGAGTTCCGCGCGGCCGGGCGGGCCGAGGTCGAGCGGTACGGCGGGACGGTGGTCGACGGCGAGGTCGCGACGGCCGCACCCGGGTTCGAGGTCACCCTGACCGACGGCGCCGTGCACCGGGCACGGCGGTTGCTGGTCACCACAGGGCTGACCGACGTGCTGCCCGACGTGCCGGGGCTGGCCGAGGGCTGGGGCTCGACCGTGCTGCACTGCCCCTACTGCCACGGCTACGAGGTGCGCGGCCGGGCGATCGGCGTGCTCGGGACGCCCGGCGAGGAGATGACCGAGCACCGGCTGCGGCTGTGGGGTCAGTGGAGCCCCGACGTACGCCTGCTGCCGCTCGACGAGGTCGCGGCGGTCGAGCCGGGCGGCGTACGGATGAAGGACGGCGCCCTGATCGAGCGGGAATACCTGGTCGTGGGCACGCAGCTGCGGGCGCGGGCCGGGTTCCTGGAGTCCCTCGGGCTCAAGGCCGCCGAGCACCCGATGGGCATCGGCACCTATGTTCCGGCGATCGACCCCAGCGGGCGTACGGAGGTGCCCGGGGTCTGGGTGGCCGGCAACGTCACCGATCCGATGGCTCAGGTGATCACGTCGGCGGCCGCCGGGCTGACGGCGGGCGCGATGATCAACGCTGACCTGCTGCCGCCAGCTCCCGATAAGCAGTGA
- a CDS encoding Nif3-like dinuclear metal center hexameric protein, producing the protein MTDTAAAPTVLDVVDALDRRYPRAWAESWDRVGMVLGDFEHPVRRVLCVVDCVPETVEQALDERADLIVAHHPLLLKPVSSVAPDTYKGRIIHRLIRHDIALHCAHTNADVANPGVSDALAARLGLRDLRPLVPATGAAEGEGRGIGRIGALAEPMDLAELTGFVATRLPATAAGVRAAGAPSRVVRTMAVCGGAGDSFLADATRAGVDAYLCADLRHHPASEHLAAQGPALLDVAHWATERPWLDDVAAWLRDELGVEAIVSDLDTDPWTVHARKDPEKKEPLP; encoded by the coding sequence GTGACCGACACTGCCGCCGCACCCACCGTCCTCGACGTGGTCGACGCCCTCGACCGGCGCTACCCGCGGGCCTGGGCCGAGTCGTGGGATCGCGTCGGCATGGTGCTCGGCGACTTCGAGCACCCGGTCCGGCGCGTCCTCTGCGTGGTCGACTGCGTGCCCGAGACGGTCGAGCAGGCGCTCGACGAGCGGGCCGACCTGATCGTGGCCCACCACCCGCTGCTGCTGAAACCGGTCTCGTCGGTCGCCCCCGACACCTACAAGGGCCGCATCATCCACCGGCTCATCCGCCACGACATCGCGCTGCACTGCGCCCACACCAACGCGGACGTGGCCAACCCGGGTGTCTCCGACGCGCTCGCCGCGCGCCTGGGCCTGCGCGACCTGCGCCCCCTCGTGCCGGCCACCGGCGCCGCCGAGGGCGAGGGCCGGGGCATCGGCCGCATCGGCGCGCTGGCCGAGCCGATGGACCTGGCCGAGCTCACCGGCTTCGTGGCCACCCGGCTGCCCGCCACGGCGGCCGGCGTGCGGGCCGCGGGTGCCCCCTCCCGAGTCGTCCGCACGATGGCGGTCTGCGGCGGCGCGGGCGACTCGTTCCTGGCCGACGCGACCCGGGCCGGCGTCGACGCGTACCTCTGCGCCGATCTTCGCCACCACCCGGCGAGCGAACATCTCGCCGCCCAGGGCCCCGCCCTGCTCGACGTCGCCCACTGGGCCACCGAACGTCCGTGGCTCGACGACGTCGCGGCGTGGCTGCGCGACGAGCTCGGCGTCGAAGCCATCGTGTCCGATCTGGACACGGATCCCTGGACCGTGCACGCCAGGAAAGACCCCGAAAAGAAGGAGCCCCTGCCGTGA
- a CDS encoding flavoprotein: MARDVGILVGLAQAEGWDVCVITTPDGRKFVDVPALQAQTGHPVRTYYKSPGDPDVLPAADAMIVAPATVNTVNKWAAGITDTLVLGLLVEGYGYGVPTAVVPYTNRVMALHPALHESLAKLRDWGVHVLYGEDVCRLGNPGQTDRFRSQFPWRRALQTISNPVSMSSSGQVERA; this comes from the coding sequence ATGGCCCGTGACGTCGGCATCCTGGTCGGCCTGGCCCAGGCGGAGGGCTGGGACGTCTGCGTGATCACGACACCCGACGGACGCAAGTTCGTCGACGTGCCGGCGCTGCAGGCCCAGACCGGCCACCCGGTACGCACCTATTACAAGAGCCCCGGCGACCCTGATGTGCTGCCCGCGGCGGACGCGATGATCGTCGCGCCGGCCACGGTCAACACGGTGAACAAATGGGCCGCCGGGATCACCGACACCCTGGTCCTCGGCCTGCTGGTCGAGGGCTACGGCTACGGCGTGCCGACGGCCGTCGTCCCGTACACGAACCGGGTCATGGCTCTGCATCCCGCGCTGCACGAGAGCCTGGCCAAGCTCCGCGACTGGGGGGTGCACGTGCTCTACGGCGAGGACGTCTGCCGGCTCGGCAACCCCGGCCAGACCGACCGTTTCCGGAGCCAGTTCCCCTGGCGGCGCGCGCTCCAGACGATCAGCAACCCGGTCAGCATGAGCAGCAGCGGCCAGGTGGAACGAGCCTAG